The Leadbetterella byssophila DSM 17132 DNA window AAGATAAAATATAATTTTTTGGAACAAAATATTAATTTATTAATTCTTCCTTTTACTAAATAATATATTGAATTTATATTTGATTTCAATATACATTTTAACAAAGTCTTGAATATACTTACCACCATCGAAAAGAGAAATTCAGGTGAGCCTGAGTTTCTACAGGCTGTTAATGAAGTTGCCGAATACATCATTCCTTTTATTGGAGAGAATCCTAAGTTCGAAAAATACAAGGTTTTCGAACGGATGGCGGAACCGGAGCGTGTATTGATCTTTAGGGTACCTTGGGTGGATGACGCCGGAGAAATCCAAATCAACAGAGGATATAGAGTTCAAATGAACTCGGCCATTGGTCCATACAAAGGGGGCTTGCGCTTTCACCCATCTGTAAACCTTAGCGTCTTGAAGTTCTTGGCCTTTGAACAGACCTTCAAAAATAGCTTAACAGGATTACCTATGGGCGGTGCTAAAGGTGGTTCTGACTTTGACCCGAAAGGAAAATCAGATGCAGAGGTGATGCGGTTCTGCCAAAGTTTCATGACTGAGCTCTATAGGCATATCGGACCTGACCTAGACGTACCCGCAGGAGATATTGGGGTAGGAAAAAGGGAAATAGGGTATCTATTTGGACAGTACAAAAGGCTTAAGAACGAATTTACAGGAGTCTTAACCGGAAAGGGATTCGAATGGGGAGGAAGTAGAATCCGCCCTGAAGCTACCGGATATGGACTTATTTACTTTGTACAGGAAATCTTCAAAGATGAAGGCAAAACCTTAGAGGGAAAAGTAATCGCCATATCGGGATCAGGGAATGTAGCCCAATTTGCCGCTGAAAAATCTATTCAATGCGGCGCTAAGGTGGTTACCATGTCAGACTCTAACGGATACATTTACGACCCTGAGGGCATAGATTTTGAAAAATTAGCATTCATTACGAATTTAAAAGAGATCAGGAGAGGTAGAATAAGTGAATACATCAATGCATATCCTTCTGCTAATTATGTAGCAGATGCAAAACCCTGGGCTGTTCCTTGTGACATAGCCCTTCCATGTGCCACTCAAAATGAGCTGAACGAAACAGATGCTCAGCAATTAATTAATAATGGCTGTAGATTCGTAGCAGAAGGAGCAAATATGCCTTGCACCAGAGAGGCTGTTGCCATTTTCAATAAACAAAAGATCACCTATGTACCGGGAAAGGCGGCAAATGCGGGCGGAGTAGCGGTATCAGGTTTAGAAATGACCCAGAATAGCCTACGCTACGCTTGGGTAAAAGACAAAGTAGATGACCGACTTAAGATGATCATAAGAGGAATTCATGCTACCTGCGTTAAATATGGCAAGGAAGCGGATGGGCACATTAACTATGAGAAAGGAGCAAACATTGGTGGATTTGTCAAAGTAGCTGAAGCCATGATTGATCAAGGGGTAGTTTAAACCTCCTTCACAAAAGCTATATTTCTTTTAAGACCTTCCAGTTTAGTTCGCTCCACCGCAGATTTCTTAAACAAATGAGAGAAGATCTCTGAGGTAATCTCGTCCCAATCCTGGAAGGTTTTTAAATTCTCATTCGGATAGAATTCCTCAGTAGAATGAGGACGGGCAAAGGAATTCCACGGACATACGTCCTGACAAATATCACAGCCAAAGATCCAGTTCTCCATCTTGCCTTTAAACTCATTAGGGATTTGATCCTTCAGCTCAATGGTCAAATAAGAAATACACTTACTTCCATCAACTTCATAAGGGGTTATAGCATCTGTGGGACAAGCATCTATGCAAGCTGTACAAGTACCGCAATAATCCCTAATAGGCCCGTCTGCCTGCAAAGGCAGATCTAGAATTAATTCAGCAATGAAGAAGAAACTCCCCATCTTTCTGTTGATGAGATTGGAATTCTTCCCAACCCAACCTAAACCGGCTTTCTTTGCCCAAATCTTATCCATTACAGGAGCAGAATCTACAAAGATCCTACCTCCCACCTCTCCTATCTCCTTTTGAATCCGCTCAAACAGTAATTTAAGCTTGTCTTTTATTACGTAGTGATAATCCTTCCCGTAGGCATACTTGGAAATCTTATATGGAGATGCATCCAAAGGCTCTTCAGGATAATAATTGAGAAGTAGAGAAACTACTGACTTGGCTCCATCTACTAGTTTTCGGGGATCTAGTCGCTTATCAAAATGATTAGCCATGTAAGCCATTTTGCCATGATAATTGCGATTCAACCATCGCTCTAACCTAGGTGCTTCTTCCTCCAGAAAATCAGCAGCAGAAATACCGCAGAAATCAAAACCTAGTTCTGCTGCCCAACTCTTAATCTCTTTTGAATAGTCTCTCATGGGAAAAGAAAAGCCGGAAAATCCGGCTTATTATTTCTTCTTCAAGGCAGCATTATAATTCTTTTCTGCCTGGTCCCAATTGACCAGATTCCAGAATGCATTTACATAGTCTGCGCGCTTGTTCTGATATTTCAAGTAGTAGGCATGCTCCCATACATCAATACCAATGATGGGGCAACCTTGAGTTTCTACCACATCCATATAGGGGTTATCCTGATTTGCGGTAGAGATAATCTTCAAATCTCCATTCTTCTGCAAGATTAGCCAAGCCCATCCAGATCCAAATCTTCCCGCAGCTGCTTTGTTGAACTCCTCCTTCATAGCATCTACGGACTTAAATGTCTCCTGGATCTTCTTTAATAATTTACCATTAGGTGAAGTGGCTTTAGGAGAAAGGATCTCCCAAAAGAAGGTATGATTCCAGTGTCCACCTGCATTATTGCGGATGGCTGTGCTGTACTTTGAAACATTCTTGATAATTTCCTCTAAACTTTTACCTTCAGCACCAGATCCCGGTAAAGCTTTATTTAAATTATCAACATATGCCTTATGGTGACGGGAATAGTGAATCTCCATGGTTTCGGCATCAATATGAGGCTCCAATGCATTAAATGCATATGGTAGTTTAGGCAATGTGAAGGCATCTGCCATTCTAGCTAAAACCGTCTTACTTGCGGCTAAGCCCAAGGCCAATGAAGCGATAAAACTCTTTCTTTTCATTTTGATTAAAAGTCAATTCTACTTAAAATACTCCGACCCAATGTAATCTCATCAGTATACTCTAAATCCCCTCCCACTGGAATTCCTCTTGCAATAGTTGAGATCCTGATGGGGAATTCGGCCAACTTTTTTCTTATATAGAACGCTGTAGTATCCCCCTCCATTGTAGGACTTAGGGCTAATATCACTTCTTTCACCTCTTCATTCTTCCGCAAACGCTCTACCAATGCATCAATATGCAATTGATTCGGTCCTATACCTTGCACCGGAGCTATGACTCCGCCTAACACATGGTAAAGACCTTGATACTGACCGGTATTTTCAATCGCCAATACATCTTTGGTATCCTGAACTACAGCAATAATGCTTCTTTCTCGCCTGTGAGAACTACAAATTTGACATATGCTTTGGTCGGAAATATTATGACATTCCGTACAAAAGGTAGTATTTTCTACCAAATTCACCAAAGCCGAAGAAAGGCTATGCGCCACCTGCTTATCTGATTTAAGCAGATGCAAGGCCATCCTCAAGGCTGATTTCTTACCGATACCGGGCAGTTTCGAAATCTCACTGACCGCTTCTTCTATGGTTCTAGATGGATAATTCAAGGTATTATCTCAAGATTATTTCTGCGGAAATGCCTCTATCAGTGATAGCTGTCCTGATAGGCACCAATTCCTCGTAATCACCGTTTTTAACAGCGCATTTGCCTTTGAAATGAATGATCAAAGTGCACTGCTCAGCTTGTTCATACGTGTGATCACAGTACTCCACTAAGGTCTCAATAACGTGGTCAAAGGTATTCACGTCATCGTTAAATACCACTAGAGAATACAACTTCACATCATCTAGAACCACCTCTTCTTCTACAAGTACTTCCGTCTCCGGCGCTGATTTCATAAATACTAATCTTTGAACCAAAATTAAGCTTTGTATATCTATTTCTAAACCAAATCTTAAAAAAAATAGTTTCTAGGGTTGCTTTATAAAAATCCTTTAGTAGTCGGCAGGTTCCACATAATTTCTGATATTTGCCCAAAAGATTAAAAATTATTACATGAGTCCTTTAATAGCTCTATCTATTTTATTCATTTATTTCTCCATACTGATCCTTATATCCATTAAGACTTCGAAAAATGCTGACTCAGCTTCTTTCTTTTTAGCCAACAAGGCCGCTCCCTGGTATCTGGTGGCATTTGGTATGATAGGCACCAGTATTTCAGGCGTAACCTTCGTATCAGTGCCTGGAAAAGTAGGAGCTGAATCCTTTGGATATTTTCAAATGGTTTTGGGTTTTGTACTGGGTTATTTATTTATTGGAACAGTATTAATGCCTCTCTACTATAGATTAAATCTGATTTCCATTTACCAGTTTTTCCAAACCAGGTTTGGGTATTGGTCGTACAAAACCGGATCTGCTATTTTCTTAATTTCGAGGACTATTGGTTCAGCCGTACGTCTCTATGTGGCGGTAAGTGTACTTCAGATGGCTATTTTTGGACCTATAGGCATCCCTTTTGAACTATCTGTCATCTTTACTATATTACTCATCTGGGTATACACATTTAAGGGGGGGGTGAAAACCATTTTGATCACAGATACCCTTCAGACCTTCTTCTTAATAGCCGCATTAATTACTACCATCTTCTTACTAAAAAATCAGATGGGTTGGGGTCTTACGGATATGTTTACGCAGATTGGAGCTTCTGATTATTCAAAGATCTTCCACTTTGATCAAGGATGGTCTGATAAACAAAACTTCTTTAAGCTTTTTATCAGCGGTATGTTCATCACTATTGTGATGACGGGTATGGACCAGGATTTGATGCAGAAAAACCTTTCTTGTAAGAACATCAAAGAGGCTCAAAAAAACATGCTTTGGTTTACCGTAACGCTTGTAGTAGTAAACCTGCTCTTCTTGAGTTTGGGAGCCATGCTTTTCCTTTACGCCAATAAGACTGGTATCCAAGTTCCGGCAAATAGTGACGAATTCTACCCTATGATGGCTCTTGAAATCTTCAACGGACCAGAATTTGGCATAGCGGGTATGTTAGTAGGAATTACCTTTCTGATTGGTATTACCGCTGCTACTTATGCTTCATCAGATTCTGCCCTTACGGCTTTAACCACTGCATTTTCTGTGGACTTTATGAATGTGCAACAAAAAACGGAAGAAGAGACCATAAAGATCAAAAATCGTGTACACGTAGGTTTCTCCATAGTTTTTGTCATTGTCATATTGATCTTCCATGCTCTTAATAGCACGGATTTGATCACGGCCATCTATAAGATAGCCAGTTACACCTATGGTCCATTACTTGGTCTGTTTGCCTTTGGTATCTTCTCTAAAAAAGCCGTTTGGGACAAAGCTGTTCCTTATATCTGCTTTGCCTCCCCGGTCATCACCTACCTTTTGGAACAAGCTATACAAAAAGGAACAGGATACAAATTCGGATTTGAAAATCTTCTACTAAATGGACTAATTACTATACTAGGTTTAGCCCTATTTGGGAAAAAGGAGAAATAATACCCTATTCTACTTCCTGTTTGATAAAGAATATTCAACAGGAAGTAGAATAAACCAAAAATATCTTGGAAGATTCACACAATCAAATTACATTTGAGAAAAGAAATAATCTTCTATGTTAAAAAGATTACTACTACTATTCATCCCCACAATTACTTTTGCACAATCTGAATTTAAACCCTATTCCCAAAAAATCAATGGCACATCCCTTAGTTTCGAACTGGTTCCTGTAAAAGGAGGGGAATTTATTATGGGCAATAATGGGGGTGCCGATGACGAAAAACCTGAACATAAGGTGGAAGTTAGCCCCTTTTGGATGAGTGCATTTGAGGTCACTTGGGATCTGTTCGAGCCCTTCGTGTACAAAGATTTAGAAAAAACACAAAGCTCAAGTATAAGTGCAGAAGTAGATGCTATTTCTCGTCCCAGCAAACCTTACTTAGATATGACATTTGGCATGGGAAAATACGGATATCCCGCTATTGCCATGACCCAATACAATGCCATCCAATTTTGCAAATGGCTTTATGCTAGGACGGGAGTGTTTTATAGACTTCCAACTGAAGCGGAATGGGAATACGCAGCCAAAATGGGCATGCAAGATGGCCCATTAGAAGAATATGCCTGGTTTAATCAAACTCAAACCCAAAAGGTAGGTACTAAAAAACCGAACAAATTTGGTATATATGACCTGATAGGTAATGTTGCTGAGTGGACGTACGACCAATATGATCCTGAATTCTACAAGAATCAAGAAGGGAAAAAAGATCCAATAAACCCTCCAATTAAACTATACCCTCATGTAGTTCGTGGTGGCTCCTACATGAGTGAAAGAACATATTTGAGCCCTACTGCGAGAGATTATTCAGATCCTAGTTGGAAGCAAATAGACCCACAGGTACCCAAAAGTAATTGGTGGATGCCTGATGCTCCATTTGTAGGAATTCGCTTGGTTAGGCCTTTGAGTGTCCCTAGCCCGGAAGAGATTGCAGCTTATTATGACAAACAACCCATAAAAGACTATTGAACATGAACGGACGTAGAGAATTCCTCAAGACTTCTGCGCTACTATCTGGAGCAGCATTAGTGAATAGTTTACCCTTCCAGGCTGCTTATGCTGCCGCCGGAAATGACCAAATCAAGGTGGCTGTAGTAGGTTGCGGCGGGCGTGGTACAGGTGCGGCTTTTGACGCTCTGAACTCAGGGGTAAACATGAAGATTGTAGCACTTTGTGACGCTTTCAGAGATAACCTTGACCGCGCCTACAGCTCCCTAAAAGAAAGATTCCCTGAAAAAGTAGATGTAGCAGACAGCAGGAAATATGTAGGATTTGAAGGATATAAGTCGGCTATAGCTGATGCTGACGTAGTCATATTAGCTACTTCACCCGGCTTTAGACCTATCCATTTTGAAGAAGCCGTTCGCCAGGGCAAGCATGTATTCATGGAGAAGCCCGTGGCGGTAGACATTCCGGGAGTTAGAAAGGTATTAGCTGCTGCGCAGATTGCTAAGCAGAAAAAACTTAACGTGGTGGTTGGTCTACAGAGAAGATACCAAACGAACTATCGTGAGGCCATCAAGAGGATTCAGGACGGTGCTATCGGGGATGTAGTAGCCGGTCAGGTGTACTGGAATTCCGGTGGAGTATGGGTGAGACCGCGTCAACCTCAACAAACTGAGATGGAATACCAGATGAGAAACTGGTATTATTTCAACTGGCTGTGCGGAGACCATATCGTGGAACAACACGTTCATCAACTAGATGTAGCCAACTGGATAAAGGGCTCTTACCCTGTTTCTATTCAAGGTACAGGAAGCAGGGCCCACAGGACTGCTAAAGAATACGGGGAAATCTATGACAACTTTTCAATAGAAATGACCTATGCAGACGGAAGTGTGATCTTTAGTCAATGTGCCCACTTTGAGGGAGCCGCTAACCGGGTAGATGAAACCTTCCAGGGAACCAAAGGTAGAACCTATCTATCCGCTAACGGACAAGCCGTGCTATACGACTGGAAAGGCAATGAAATCTATAAGCATAATCCAAAAGGTAACCCAAACCCCTACCAACAGGAACATAAGGAACTTTTTGAAGCCATAGCCAAAGGGGAATACAAGTTTGATAATGCAGAATATGGCGCTTATAGCACGTTAACAGGTATTATAGGCCGGTTAGCCTGTTACACCGGTAAGGTTATCAAATGGAACAAGGCCCTTGAATCAAATATAAGTTTGATGCCTGACAGGTTTGCCTGGGATGCGAATCCGAAAGTTTTACCTGACGCGAATGGTTTTTATCCGGTGGCCGTCCCGGGGGTAAATACCGAGAAATACATTGAATCATAAAAATACTGTCTAGGCAGTATTTTTTTTTGCTTTTAACCTTCCAATTTTGACCTTGACAAAACCTTAACCTATGAAAATAATCAACCTCCTCATTGCGGATGATCACCCTATGGTGGCCGACAGCCTCGGTTTATTATTAGAGAGTGAGCCCTCCTTTAACATTGTGGGAGTTGTAAATAATGGCTGGCAAGCTATACAATTTGTACAGAAATACGGAGTAGACATAGTACTTGCTGATTTACAAATGCCTTTGCTAAATGGTTTAGAGATGGCCGAAAAACTGAAAGAACAGTTTCCTAAAACAAAGGTGGTCATCTTAACGATGAGCGAAGATTCTCAGAACATAAAAGCAGCTTTAACACTGGGTATAGAGGGATACATTTTAAAAAGTGCTACCAAAACGGAGCTTATTCAATGCATCAAGGAAGTAAGCGAAGGTAAGAGATATTTCAGCGAAAGGATAGAAAAGATCCTGAACCAGATTCCTTCAGAGGCCACTCCGTCCGGAAAACTAGCTTCGGAAGAGATTAAATCTTTAACCAGAAGAGAAAAAGAGATTATTAGGTTAGTGGCAGAGGATATGTCCAATGCTCAAATTGCTGAAACGCTGCATATAGCCCCTACCACAGTGGAGACCCATAGGAGGAATCTCATGAAGAAATTAGGGGTCAACTCCGCAGTGGCCTTGATAAAATTAGGAATGAAATATGGTATAATAACTCATGAATAAGAAACAGATCAAAGAAGAACTGGCCAAGTACAAAGGCCAAAAGGTAGTTGCCCTAGTGGTAAACGTAAAGGAAGTGACAGAAGACGGCATACATATCTTGTATACACCGGGAAACAAGGTGGAAACCATAGTGGTTAAAAAGCAAAAGGTCAAAAACTTTGAAAGCTTAAAACGCGCGTCTGCTGAGATCCAAAGCTTAAAAGGCAAAGATTATACTACTCAGGTAGTTATTCTGGAAAAATCAGATGACTCAGAAGAGCAAGTTCCGGATGTATCTCAAAGACCTTGCCCGGTAACCTGGATACGTTTTGAACAAGACGGAGATGATCTAGATTTTGATGTAATTTGATGCAAAGATTCTTTTTAGAAGCATCTGAATTTGAACAACTAGAAAAGCAGGTATTTGAGAATAAAGATCACTTTCTCTCAGCTACTTGTTACAGAACAACAGATAATCTAGCGCGCTGGATTGAAGAAAAAGGTTTTGTTAGCACAAAATTCTTTGCCATACCTCAAAACGGCTTAATCACCCTTAATGATGGCACTATTTGGGAAAATCATCAAGCTTTAGCCATACAGAAAGCAACTCATACAGGGCTAAAGATAAGGATTTTCGACTTACATCTTCCGTACACACACTCCCTGGAATTAGATGAGTGGATCAGCCTCTTGTCCGGTTATTCGGAAAATACTATCTTGCAAAAGATCCATGTGATCCAATTTCCCAGCGAATATTTTTGCCCGATGAAAAAAGACTTTTCTACACTCTTTAAAAACTTTATCAGGGAATGTTAATTAGTCCGGATCCTGCGTATTTGTCCTTTTGGTTAAGCCACATCCTAAAGCAAACCGTCACCATTCAAGAGGTGGAAAAGATTAGGACTGGGGAAAAGTATATCTTAAATCTTGATAATAAATTCCTCATCAAGCAGTGTTTAAGAGATTTGGAC harbors:
- the gdhA gene encoding NADP-specific glutamate dehydrogenase, which codes for MNILTTIEKRNSGEPEFLQAVNEVAEYIIPFIGENPKFEKYKVFERMAEPERVLIFRVPWVDDAGEIQINRGYRVQMNSAIGPYKGGLRFHPSVNLSVLKFLAFEQTFKNSLTGLPMGGAKGGSDFDPKGKSDAEVMRFCQSFMTELYRHIGPDLDVPAGDIGVGKREIGYLFGQYKRLKNEFTGVLTGKGFEWGGSRIRPEATGYGLIYFVQEIFKDEGKTLEGKVIAISGSGNVAQFAAEKSIQCGAKVVTMSDSNGYIYDPEGIDFEKLAFITNLKEIRRGRISEYINAYPSANYVADAKPWAVPCDIALPCATQNELNETDAQQLINNGCRFVAEGANMPCTREAVAIFNKQKITYVPGKAANAGGVAVSGLEMTQNSLRYAWVKDKVDDRLKMIIRGIHATCVKYGKEADGHINYEKGANIGGFVKVAEAMIDQGVV
- a CDS encoding formylglycine-generating enzyme family protein translates to MLKRLLLLFIPTITFAQSEFKPYSQKINGTSLSFELVPVKGGEFIMGNNGGADDEKPEHKVEVSPFWMSAFEVTWDLFEPFVYKDLEKTQSSSISAEVDAISRPSKPYLDMTFGMGKYGYPAIAMTQYNAIQFCKWLYARTGVFYRLPTEAEWEYAAKMGMQDGPLEEYAWFNQTQTQKVGTKKPNKFGIYDLIGNVAEWTYDQYDPEFYKNQEGKKDPINPPIKLYPHVVRGGSYMSERTYLSPTARDYSDPSWKQIDPQVPKSNWWMPDAPFVGIRLVRPLSVPSPEEIAAYYDKQPIKDY
- the recR gene encoding recombination mediator RecR, coding for MNYPSRTIEEAVSEISKLPGIGKKSALRMALHLLKSDKQVAHSLSSALVNLVENTTFCTECHNISDQSICQICSSHRRERSIIAVVQDTKDVLAIENTGQYQGLYHVLGGVIAPVQGIGPNQLHIDALVERLRKNEEVKEVILALSPTMEGDTTAFYIRKKLAEFPIRISTIARGIPVGGDLEYTDEITLGRSILSRIDF
- a CDS encoding Gfo/Idh/MocA family protein; protein product: MNGRREFLKTSALLSGAALVNSLPFQAAYAAAGNDQIKVAVVGCGGRGTGAAFDALNSGVNMKIVALCDAFRDNLDRAYSSLKERFPEKVDVADSRKYVGFEGYKSAIADADVVILATSPGFRPIHFEEAVRQGKHVFMEKPVAVDIPGVRKVLAAAQIAKQKKLNVVVGLQRRYQTNYREAIKRIQDGAIGDVVAGQVYWNSGGVWVRPRQPQQTEMEYQMRNWYYFNWLCGDHIVEQHVHQLDVANWIKGSYPVSIQGTGSRAHRTAKEYGEIYDNFSIEMTYADGSVIFSQCAHFEGAANRVDETFQGTKGRTYLSANGQAVLYDWKGNEIYKHNPKGNPNPYQQEHKELFEAIAKGEYKFDNAEYGAYSTLTGIIGRLACYTGKVIKWNKALESNISLMPDRFAWDANPKVLPDANGFYPVAVPGVNTEKYIES
- the queG gene encoding tRNA epoxyqueuosine(34) reductase QueG, which gives rise to MRDYSKEIKSWAAELGFDFCGISAADFLEEEAPRLERWLNRNYHGKMAYMANHFDKRLDPRKLVDGAKSVVSLLLNYYPEEPLDASPYKISKYAYGKDYHYVIKDKLKLLFERIQKEIGEVGGRIFVDSAPVMDKIWAKKAGLGWVGKNSNLINRKMGSFFFIAELILDLPLQADGPIRDYCGTCTACIDACPTDAITPYEVDGSKCISYLTIELKDQIPNEFKGKMENWIFGCDICQDVCPWNSFARPHSTEEFYPNENLKTFQDWDEITSEIFSHLFKKSAVERTKLEGLKRNIAFVKEV
- a CDS encoding sodium:solute symporter, whose product is MSPLIALSILFIYFSILILISIKTSKNADSASFFLANKAAPWYLVAFGMIGTSISGVTFVSVPGKVGAESFGYFQMVLGFVLGYLFIGTVLMPLYYRLNLISIYQFFQTRFGYWSYKTGSAIFLISRTIGSAVRLYVAVSVLQMAIFGPIGIPFELSVIFTILLIWVYTFKGGVKTILITDTLQTFFLIAALITTIFLLKNQMGWGLTDMFTQIGASDYSKIFHFDQGWSDKQNFFKLFISGMFITIVMTGMDQDLMQKNLSCKNIKEAQKNMLWFTVTLVVVNLLFLSLGAMLFLYANKTGIQVPANSDEFYPMMALEIFNGPEFGIAGMLVGITFLIGITAATYASSDSALTALTTAFSVDFMNVQQKTEEETIKIKNRVHVGFSIVFVIVILIFHALNSTDLITAIYKIASYTYGPLLGLFAFGIFSKKAVWDKAVPYICFASPVITYLLEQAIQKGTGYKFGFENLLLNGLITILGLALFGKKEK
- a CDS encoding ATP-dependent Clp protease adaptor ClpS, which gives rise to MKSAPETEVLVEEEVVLDDVKLYSLVVFNDDVNTFDHVIETLVEYCDHTYEQAEQCTLIIHFKGKCAVKNGDYEELVPIRTAITDRGISAEIILR
- a CDS encoding superoxide dismutase, which encodes MKRKSFIASLALGLAASKTVLARMADAFTLPKLPYAFNALEPHIDAETMEIHYSRHHKAYVDNLNKALPGSGAEGKSLEEIIKNVSKYSTAIRNNAGGHWNHTFFWEILSPKATSPNGKLLKKIQETFKSVDAMKEEFNKAAAGRFGSGWAWLILQKNGDLKIISTANQDNPYMDVVETQGCPIIGIDVWEHAYYLKYQNKRADYVNAFWNLVNWDQAEKNYNAALKKK
- a CDS encoding response regulator; its protein translation is MKIINLLIADDHPMVADSLGLLLESEPSFNIVGVVNNGWQAIQFVQKYGVDIVLADLQMPLLNGLEMAEKLKEQFPKTKVVILTMSEDSQNIKAALTLGIEGYILKSATKTELIQCIKEVSEGKRYFSERIEKILNQIPSEATPSGKLASEEIKSLTRREKEIIRLVAEDMSNAQIAETLHIAPTTVETHRRNLMKKLGVNSAVALIKLGMKYGIITHE